The following are from one region of the Leptospira yasudae genome:
- a CDS encoding LIC_12708 family protein: MSILFFGIVFLGAAILGCTRFKVDNYNSYLYGRIKLGSTLADVQAKVLNGVPTNLPQTLPVVSSKIYVPDFEQSLLKVFSTDGELKFILGTIKEKVGDKYKLIPAKIGKIGLVAVNSDEEIYLQSRTGKEEQPKVDPANEDIFLKKSGSFDTEYREAIPSAILHFSDAGKLLNTIYVEGISGTTPFGYIERMETGEDDLLFVFHRSGGEMKLSVYDNGTLLRSIGASNFSEVISDTETAQARLETILPHLEGKYAVASFSVFDKKNSRFKSRKIFKYDFETKTATPLKEIQDPSESLYWILKDNNFFIWETETEEESSIRLQVHDDEGNHVNNIRLNYLPPRGLWRETWMDLNDEIYSARIKSGYLEIHKWK; the protein is encoded by the coding sequence CAATTACAACTCTTATCTTTACGGAAGAATCAAGTTAGGCAGCACACTTGCGGACGTTCAGGCCAAAGTTTTGAACGGAGTTCCCACCAATCTCCCCCAAACCTTGCCCGTCGTTTCGAGTAAGATCTATGTTCCGGACTTCGAACAATCCTTATTGAAAGTATTCTCCACCGATGGGGAACTCAAATTCATTTTAGGGACGATCAAGGAAAAAGTCGGAGACAAATACAAACTGATTCCCGCAAAAATCGGAAAGATCGGACTCGTCGCGGTGAACAGCGACGAAGAAATTTATCTTCAATCCAGAACAGGAAAAGAAGAACAACCCAAGGTGGATCCCGCCAACGAAGACATCTTCCTAAAAAAGAGCGGGTCGTTCGACACGGAATACAGAGAAGCGATTCCTTCCGCAATATTACATTTTTCGGATGCTGGAAAACTATTGAATACGATCTACGTGGAAGGAATTTCCGGAACCACTCCGTTCGGATATATCGAACGAATGGAAACCGGAGAAGACGATCTCCTTTTCGTCTTTCACAGATCCGGCGGAGAAATGAAACTTTCCGTGTATGACAACGGAACCCTCCTTCGATCGATCGGAGCTTCCAATTTTTCGGAAGTGATTTCGGATACGGAAACGGCGCAGGCAAGACTCGAAACCATTCTCCCTCATCTGGAAGGAAAATACGCCGTCGCATCGTTCAGCGTGTTCGACAAAAAGAATTCCAGATTCAAATCCCGCAAAATTTTCAAATACGATTTCGAAACCAAAACCGCGACTCCTCTGAAGGAAATCCAAGACCCTTCCGAGTCCCTATATTGGATATTAAAAGATAATAATTTCTTTATATGGGAAACCGAAACAGAAGAGGAAAGTTCGATCCGTCTTCAGGTTCACGACGACGAAGGAAATCACGTCAACAACATCCGCCTCAACTATCTTCCGCCGAGAGGACTTTGGAGAGAAACCTGGATGGATCTAAACGACGAAATCTATTCCGCAAGAATCAAGTCCGGTTATCTGGAAATCCATAAATGGAAATAA